Proteins found in one Stigmatopora nigra isolate UIUO_SnigA chromosome 15, RoL_Snig_1.1, whole genome shotgun sequence genomic segment:
- the LOC144208898 gene encoding thiosulfate sulfurtransferase-like, which produces MGAQLQAVVSAQWLADAIKNGLVGSKVRVLDASWHLPLTKRNAGTEFAEKHIPGSLFFDLIECSDKSSPYCFTLPTSSHFSRFVGELGIDNDTHVVVYDVHEFGLYTAPRVWWMFRQFGHNSVSVLDGGLKNWLEQGHPVTSEHMKPERRHFQAIPNPAWVKTYEEVLENIGTKKFQVVDTRPSGRYRGIEPEPIEGILPGHFPGAVNLPFTSFLQASGKFLAKEDLSRRFREAGFKLDQPLWATCSCGVTACFAILVAHLLGHPDVCLYDGSWSE; this is translated from the exons ATGGGAGCGCAACTACAAGCCGTGGTTTCAGCTCAGTGGCTAGCGGACGCAATCAAAAATGGACTTGTCGGTTCCAAAGTACGAGTCCTAGACGCATCATGGCATCTCCCGCTAACAAAACGGAACGCGGGAACAGAATTTGCGGAGAAACACATCCCGGGCTCTTTGTTTTTCGACCTCATTGAGTGCAGTGATAAGAGTTCTCCTTACTGCTTCACGCTTCCCACAAGCAGCCACTTTTCACGCTTTGTGGGCGAGCTGGGCATCGACAATGACACGCACGTGGTGGTGTACGACGTGCACGAGTTTGGCTTGTATACCGCACCTCGAGTCTGGTGGATGTTCCGGCAGTTTGGTCACAACTCAGTGTCAGTCCTGGACGGCGGCTTGAAAAATTGGTTGGAACAAGGTCACCCAGTGACATCGGAACACATGAAGCCGGAGCGGAGACACTTTCAAGCTATCCCGAATCCTGCGTGGGTCAAGACTTATGAGGAGGTTCTGGAGAACATCGGCACCAAGAAGTTCCAGGTGGTGGACACCAGACCTTCGGGACGGTACAGAGGGATCGAACCGGAGCCAATAGAAG GCATACTGCCAGGCCACTTTCCCGGTGCAGTCAACTTGCCGTTTACTTCTTTTCTGCAAGCCTCTGGAAAATTTCTAGCCAAAGAAGACCTGTCCAGAAGGTTCAGAGAAGCTGGATTCAAGTTGGATCAGCCACTGTGGGCCACCTGTTCTTGTGGTGTAACAGCGTGCTTTGCTATTCTAGTTGCCCACCTTCTTGGCCATCCGGATGTGTGCCTTTATGACGGATCCTGGTCTGAGTGA
- the LOC144208339 gene encoding mitochondrial ribosome and complex I assembly factor AltMIEF1-like, which produces MGGWSSSAVLELYRALLRAGRHLQYTDRNYYRRTVAREFRRCKTLTTPEDKEEALKRGQFFLSSRLGGLM; this is translated from the coding sequence ATGGGCGGCTGGTCTAGCAGTGCTGTGCTGGAGCTGTACCGGGCGCTGCTCCGTGCAGGGCGTCACCTTCAGTACACTGACCGCAACTACTATCGGCGTACTGTGGCACGTGAGTTTCGGCGCTGCAAAACTCTGACTACACCTGAAGACAAGGAGGAAGCGCTGAAGAGGGGACAGTTCTTCCTCAGTAGCCGATTGGGTGGGCTAATGTAG
- the LOC144208897 gene encoding 3-mercaptopyruvate sulfurtransferase-like produces MAALTRAVVSAQWLADAIRNGLVGTKIRVLDSSWYLPITKRDPKAEFLEKHIPGSLFFDIDECSDQSSPYGHMLPQSSHFSRYVGDLGIGNDTHVVVYDTNGFGSYSAPRVWWMFRLFGHNSVSVLDGGMKNWLAEGRPTTSEQVKPERRDYQASANLSWVKTYEDVLDNISTKKIQVVDARSAGRYRGIEPEPREDTLPGHFPGAINMPFTSFLEASGKYRCNDDLSSLFKEAGVKLDQPLWVTCGSGVTACLVVLAAHLLQHPGACVYDGSWAEWFKRASPENVISEGKGKKV; encoded by the exons ATGGCGGCATTGACTCGCGCTGTGGTGTCAGCTCAATGGTTAGCAGACGCAATAAGAAACGGCCTCGTTGGCACCAAGATTCGGGTTCTGGACTCTTCATGGTACCTCCCGATAACTAAGCGGGACCCAAAAGCGGAGTTTTTGGAGAAGCATATCCCGGGGTCCTTGTTCTTCGACATAGATGAGTGCAGTGACCAGAGTTCACCTTACGGCCACATGTTGCCCCAAAGCAGTCACTTTTCACGGTACGTGGGCGACTTAGGCATCGGCAATGACACGCATGTGGTCGTGTACGACACGAACGGCTTCGGCTCGTACAGCGCCCCCCGCGTCTGGTGGATGTTCCGACTGTTCGGACATAACTCGGTGTCGGTGTTAGACGGGGGCATGAAGAACTGGTTGGCCGAAGGACGCCCAACGACGTCAGAACAAGTGAAACCGGAGCGAAGAGACTACCAGGCAAGTGCAAACCTTTCGTGGGTGAAGACATATGAGGACGTGTTGGACAACATCAGCACCAAGAAGATTCAGGTGGTGGACGCCAGGTCCGCGGGGAGGTATAGGGGAATCGAACCGGAGCCCAGAGAGG ACACGTTACCAGGCCATTTTCCCGGTGCGATCAACATGCCATTCACTTCCTTCCTGGAAGCATCCGGAAAGTATCGGTGCAATGACGACCTTTCCAGCCTGTTCAAGGAAGCTGGGGTGAAATTGGACCAGCCGCTGTGGGTTACGTGCGGTTCTGGCGTAACGGCGTGTCTTGTCGTTTTGGCTGCTCacttgctccagcaccccggggCGTGCGTTTATGACGGCTCGTGGGCTGAGTGGTTTAAAAGAGCATCTCCTGAGAATGTCATCTCAGAGGGAAAGGGAAAGAAGGTTTGA
- the LOC144209126 gene encoding uncharacterized protein LOC144209126, which produces MALLDYPIPELDVTLQEVCRVLQLTLSPDQYADFKSTLEKQKPLLEATHQKLESNAAGQENWVTEQFKKSLLSCADPLLTATALPVVLLPSKSEGCTQLTRAASLLWAAAKLYSEPKMLEGDVPMEQTQQSEVFAATRIPGKNRDEIKVYPESIHAVITCVGGVFPIDILQRSTTGGPLFARSFTDIRKQLAKVVTSTEEQNSALGICSLSALERKAWADIREEIMEKGGVSATSLEIMESAVLALSLEECSAPSELADILNVVRLGEDGPGLRYYDKVVNMVVFKDATAGIVFEHCAVDGMVAGLVTEHVYQLAEKAILSLVVQGNEDEVNGAAKVDNINPTDPTALTFTFHGKHNTKTCPGLKSQNPLLTFDVSSYPDVFSTLRSQRGLYDAWINFSLQLSLMQTLGECAATHVLVTPTHMRHFKHGRCDPTYSVSMKSRNLIGVLASSIQPDETIQYTDAILNLFHLAYLEHKTLIKNTKSGHGVGPHLAVLRRALPNGNPLKRFLDPFGCPSVYLTGTDLMEGVECGVGNAYAQDQLAVTYLGKNGKLRVVLNAKGSFALMLDKLQENLKINLKLVMLLALRYAIVHQMGALECLLKQTQTNNLNGDLSHFPMGSGSNITTNDSTTDESDDYTLVIHGGAGEGMMLNTQVINVIEFAMKTALTLGVQVLQSGGKSLDAVQSSVQAMEDCFLFNAGKGSVFNKEGKNELEATIVDGNQLRSGAVACLKSVKNPIKAARSVMEKSSHSLIVGDGAEEFLEGLKEEAKPVKPDYFYTDLRHKELAVKLSGGNHPKNNHPQTVGAVALDCHHGLAAASSTGGLVGKLKGRVGDTAVVGAGIYADDTLAISCSGDGDVFLRHTVAQKIASLYHHKGYSLRKACKEVMTENLKGVCAGVIAVDSKGDCVIETNASVMFVASMKGGISRVEVLRPLKNASNVIWETDELVAYLNPNPWTPGSTILTRKTLSGATSIFHLAEPDYMCLLQEAKSISSVLCEKLGVQRCALVSYPNANQSAQIGLLPLHGVWEKWQPHLAQQEEFHSFNPGYCTSKNGPRWDDEALNKVQDQIRNGLPTTNAPSSFEFMGSHSDNNLFSRIVRGEEKHWRIWEDSQHVAFLTPYPNTPGITVVVPRKPLPSDILKLEETDYKALIMATYKVAQMLEECMKAQGVALIFEGFEINYAHTKLIPLLSSPQGPKIARPRAEFFPRYPGYVSSLDGPVADPDDLKTFYSKITQCQPPQSWEDPKSHSIIAITSNWYRNLFQIQNTLFHSTVEYFSNYCHYSYALTPLTTDTISSPMGLGSDSEPVSIQLLGQDIYLADSMQFVLEYFLRFQDNLQGTYYISPSFRGEDPDSTHLNQFYHVECELLGDMDRAISIAEGYLSHLTKSMLKRHSDIILNTAGSLTHTKLMLSKLDGKKTLPRVSLDQAIPMIPSADCVEWVQDGQPQFGRKLTRKGERVLIEKYGGVVWLTEMDHLAVPFYQAYVEGSGRCKAKAADLLLGLGETVGLGERHSTPALVQEALKHHAVPQQTYKWYTDMREVKPLLTSGWGMGTERYLCWLLQHNDVRDIQIIPRLKGTKYMP; this is translated from the exons ATGGCTCTTCTCGACTACCCAATTCCAGAGTTGGATGTGACCTTGCAGGAGGTTTGTCGTGTTTTACAACTCACCTTGAGTCCTGATCAGTATGCCGACTTCAAAAGCACACTGGAGAAACAGAAGCCCCTTCTTGAAGCGACCCATCAAAAGTTAGAATCTAATGCTGCAGGTCAAGAGAACTGGGTTACTGAGCAGTTCAAGAAAAGCCTGTTATCTTGTGCGGACCCACTGTTAACCGCCACAGCCCTCCCAGTTGTTCTTCTACCATCCAAATCAGAGGGATGCACCCAATTAACAAGAGCAGCTTCTTTGCTTTGGGCAGCAGCAAAGTTGTACAGCGAGCCAAAGATGCTGGAAGGGGATGTGCCAATGGAACAAACTCAACAATCAGAAGTCTTTGCGGCCACGCGAATTCCTGGCAAGAATCGAGATGAAATtaag GTCTACCCGGAAAGTATTCACGCTGTTATCACTTGTGTTGGCGGAGTCTTCCCGATTGACATACTACAGCGTTCTACCACTGGTGGGCCATTATTTGCTCGATCCTTTACTGATATCCGAAAGCAGCTGGCAAAAGTGGTGACCAGCACAGAAGAGCAGAATAGCGCTTTGGGTATTTGTAGCCTTTCTGCTTTGGAGCGCAAGGCCTGGGCTGACATCAGGGAAGAGATCATGGAGAAAGGAGGAGTTTCTGCAACATCGCTGGAAATTATGGAGAGTGCTGTCCTGGCATTAAGTCTGGAGGAATGCAGTGCACCTTCTGAATTGGCTGACATCCTCAATGTAGTGAGGTTGGGAGAAGATGGTCCTGGTTTAAGATATTATGACAAG GTGGTGAATATGGTGGTGTTCAAAGACGCTACTGCCGGGATTGTCTTTGAGCACTGTGCTGTGGATGGGATGGTAGCTGGCCTTGTAACTGAGCATGTTTATCAATTGGCAGAGAAAGCGATTTTAAGCCTTGTTGTGCAGGGCAATGAAGATGAAGTCAATGGGGCTGCTAAAGTGGACAATATCAATCCTACAGACCCGACAGCCTTGACATTTACATTTCACGGCAAGCATAACACCAAAACATGCCCTGGTTTAAAATCCCAAAATCCACTTCTCACTTTTGATGTGTCATCCTATCCTGATGTATTCTCAACTTTGAGAAGCCAAAGAGGTCTTTATGATGCTTGGATAAACTTCTCTTTACAACTTTCCCTGATGCAGACTCTTGGGGAATGTGCCGCTACTCACGTGCTCGTCACACCTACACATATGCGCCACTTTAAACATGGCCGCTGCGATCCCACCTACTCGGTCAGCATGAAGTCTCGGAACTTAATAGGTGTTTTGGCATCAAGTATTCAGCCAGACGAAACAATCCAATACACAGATGCCATTTTAAATCTATTCCATCTTGCATATTTAGAACATAAGACACTcataaaaaacaccaaaagtggACATGGTGTAGGTCCCCATTTAGCTGTTCTTCGCCGAGCTTTACCAAATGGCAATCCATTGAAAAGGTTCCTGGATCCCTTTGGATGTCCTTCTGTGTACCTCACTGGGACAGACCTAATGGAAGGAGTGGAGTGTGGTGTTGGAAATGCTTATGCCCAAGACCAGCTTGCTGTAACCTACCTTGGGAAAAATGGGAAACTTCGAGTTGTGCTTAATGCGAAAGGCAGCTTTGCTCTGATGTTAGACAAACTTCAGGAAAACCTGAAGATCAATTTGAAGTTAGTGATGCTATTGGCACTCAGATATGCAATTGTACATCAAATGGGAGCTCTGGAGTGTCTCCTCAAACAAACCCAAACAAATAACCTGAATGGCGACTTAAGTCACTTCCCAATGGGCAGTGGGAGTAACATAACGACAAATGATTCAACCACAGATGAGAGTGACGACTATACTTTGGTGATACATGGTGGTGCCGGAGAGGGAATGATGCTGAACACACAAGTGATAAATGTAATTGAGTTTGCAATGAAAACAGCGTTAACCCTTGGAGTGCAAGTGCTTCAAAGTGGCGGCAAAAGTTTAGATGCAGTTCAAAGTTCAGTTCAAGCAATGGAAGATTGCTTTCTTTTCAATGCAGGTAAAGGCTCAGTATTCAACAAAGAGGGCAAAAATGAATTGGAGGCCACCATTGTAGATGGAAATCAATTGAGGTCCGGAGCTGTTGCTTGTTTGAAAAGTGTAAAGAACCCAATTAAAGCAGCTCGAAGTGTCATGGAAAAAAGCTCACATTCTTTAATTGTGGGAGATGGCGCTGAGGAATTCCTAGAAGGATTGAAAGAAGAGGCAAAACCTGTCAAACCTGACTATTTCTACACTGATCTTCGACATAAAGAGTTAGCTGTGAAGCTCAGTGGtggaaatcatccaaaaaacaaTCATCCTCAAACAGTTGGTGCCGTGGCATTGGATTGCCATCATGGGTTGGCTGCTGCGTCATCCACTGGTGGGTTAGTGGGGAAGTTGAAAGGCCGAGTTGGTGATACAGCAGTAGTCGGAGCAGGAATTTACGCTGATGACACTCTCGCTATTAGCTGCTCTGGAGATGGAGATGTGTTCTTACGACACACAGTTGCACAAAAAATTGCCAGCTTATATCATCACAAAGGATATAGTCTGAGGAAGGCATGTAAAGAAGTGATGACAGAAAATCTGAAAGGTGTGTGTGCGGGAGTCATTGCTGTTGACTCGAAAGGAGATTGTGTTATTGAAACAAATGCCAGTGTCATGTTTGTGGCCTCAATGAAAGGAGGAATATCAAGAGTGGAGGTGCTTCGACCCCTAAAGAATGCTTCCAATGTGATCTGGGAAACAGATGAACTGGTTGCATACTTGAATCCCAATCCTTGGACTCCTGGATCAACTATTTTGACCAGAAAAACACTAAGTGGAGCCACCAGCATCTTCCATTTGGCTGAACCTGATTATATGTGTCTGCTGCAGGAAGCTAAATCCATTTCAAGTGTTTTATGTGAGAAACTAGGAGTGCAACGTTGTGCTTTGGTTTCCTATCCTAACGCCAATCAATCAGCGCAGATTGGACTACTACCACTTCATGGCGTATGGGAAAAGTGGCAACCCCATCTTGCCCAGCAGGAAGAATTTCACTCTTTTAACCCAGGATACTGCACCTCTAAAAATGGCCCACGTTGGGATGATGAAGCATTGAACAAGGTGCAAGATCAAATTAGGAATGGGTTACCAACGACCAATGCACCCTCAAGTTTTGAATTTATGGGGTCTCACTCTGATAATAACTTGTTCAGTCGGATTGTACGAGGAGAGGAGAAGCACTGGAGGATATGGGAAGACAGTCAGCATGTTGCCTTTCTAACACCATATCCAAATACTCCTGGAATAACAGTTGTGGTGCCACGCAAACCACTGCCGAGTGACATCTTGAAACTGGAAGAAACTGACTACAAAGCTTTGATCATGGCAACTTATAAAGTTGCCCAAATGCTGGAGGAGTGTATGAAAGCTCAAGGTGTTGCACTGATCTTTGAGGGCTTTGAGATTAACTATGCTCATACTAAACTAATACCCCTGCTATCGTCCCCACAAGGCCCTAAAATTGCTAGGCCACGGGCAGAATTCTTCCCCAGATACCCTGGGTATGTGTCCTCACTTGATGGTCCAGTAGCTGACCCAGATGACCTCAAAACGTTTTATTCCAAAATCACTCAATGCCAGCCTCCACAATCATGGGAAGACCCCAAGTCCCATTCTATAATTGCTATCACAAGCAACTGGTATCGCAACCTGTTCCAGATACAGAACACACTTTTCCACAGCACAGTGGAATATTTTAGCAATTACTGTCATTACTCCTACGCATTGACACCGCTCACAACAGACACCATCTCCTCTCCAATGGGTCTGGGGTCCGACTCAGAGCCAGTTTCTATTCAACTTTTGGGTCAAGACATCTACCTAGCCGACTCTATGCAATTTGTGCTTGAATATTTCCTCCGTTTCCAGGATAACCTTCAAGGTACCTATTATATATCTCCTAGCTTTCGGGGAGAAGATCCTGATTCCACACACTTGAACCAATTCTACCATGTAGAGTGTGAATTGTTGGGTGACATGGACCGTGCCATTTCTATAGCTGAGGGATATTTATCTCATCTCACTAAATCCATGTTGAAGAGACACTCTGATATAATTCTCAACACTGCTGGGTCCCTAACACATACCAAACTCATGCTGAGTAAGTTGGATGGCAAAAAAACACTACCGCGAGTCTCTCTCGACCAAGCTATTCCAATGATTCCTTCAGCAGATTGCGTGGAATGGGTACAAGATGGTCAACCCCAGTTTGGAAGAAAGCTTACACGCAAAGGTGAGCGTGTCCTGATAGAAAAATATGGCGGTGTTGTTTGGCTGACTGAGATGGACCATCTAGCAGTACCATTCTACCAGGCGTACGTGGAGGGCAGTGGGCGGTGCAAGGCCAAGGCTGCGGACCTTCTGCTAGGCCTGGGAGAAACTGTGGGTCTGGGTGAACGTCATTCCACCCCTGCTTTGGTACAGGAAGCTCTCAAACACCATGCGGTTCCACAGCAGACCTATAAGTGGTACACTGATATGCGTGAGGTGAAACCACTTCTTACGAGTGGCTGGGGAATGGGGACAGAGCGATACTTGTGTTGGTTGCTTCAGCACAATGATGTAAGAGATATCCAGATTATTCCAAGACTCAAAGGAACTAAGTATATGCCTTGA
- the mief1 gene encoding mitochondrial dynamics protein MID51, whose product MAGVNGDRKGKKDDNGIGTAIDFMLSNAKLVLGVGGAAMLGIATLAVKRMYDRAISAPTSPTKSEVKGQQSWEEPAWLGSSPRVLNHNMKATISRSLQSLPTASNTLEPDYLRRTVGRAAMKGSNPTQSDLLRARMRLSLQERLWDFYQNNVDIPTQEQALARRAALDICAELRVFLHAKLPDMPLREMYLSGSLYDDLQVVTADHAQLMVPLILEKNLWSFIPGEETIMNVPGFWLVRRENLEYFPRNNSYWDRCMVGGYLSPKSVLEVFDKLVGTINWPAIGSVLDYVIRPVVPSETLTLEVQYETDRKLYVDFLPLLVMEDGTSLIAKPHRLAAERHQNLWRQSFRVAETARVRALDQEDGGYRCACLKVAKAVCKLNPALNRLNASQLTNAILLLNEKQGVWTHEVLADNFLQLLKELVGYLEAGRLPCALNPKVNLFCELTEQEVDELGYTLYCALSEPESLLVTAATRLPDPS is encoded by the exons ATGGCCGGAGTGAATGGGGACcgtaaagggaaaaaagatgacAATGGCATCGGCACAGCCATCGACTTCATGCTTTCCAATGCCAAACTTGTTTTGGGAGTCGGTGGTGCTGCCATGCTTGGCATTGCAACGCTTGCTGTCAAAAGA ATGTACGATCGTGCAATCAGTGCTCCAACTAGTCCCACCAAGTCAGAGGTGAAAGGGCAACAAAGCTGGGAAGAACCTGCCTGGCTAGGTTCATCACCTCGGGTTCTAAACCACAATATGAAGGCCACTATTAGCAGGTCACTTCAATCCTTGCCCACTGCCTCAAATACCTTGGAACCAG ACTATCTGCGGAGAACTGTGGGTCGAGctgcaatgaaaggaagcaacCCGACTCAGTCCGACCTGCTCCGCGCTCGGATGCGTCTGTCCCTTCAGGAGCGTCTGTGGGATTTCTACCAGAATAATGTGGACATTCCCACTCAGGAGCAAGCTTTAGCCAGGAGGGCTGCATTGGACATCTGTGCTGAATTGCGAGTATTTCTCCATGCAAAACTTCCAGACATGCCTCTCCGTGAGATGTACCTGAGCGGTAGCCTCTATGATGATTTACAG GTGGTGACAGCGGACCACGCCCAGCTCATGGTGCCCCTAATTCTGGAGAAGAACCTGTGGTCGTTTATTCCTGGCGAGGAAACAATCATGAATGTTCCAGGTTTCTGGCTCGTCCGTAGAGAAAATTTAGAATATTTCCCACGGAACAACAGCTACTGGGATCGATGCATGGTGGGAGGTTACCTTTCCCCTAAATCAGTCTTGGAGGTGTTTGATAAGCTTGTGGGCACCATTAACTGGCCTGCTATTGGCAGTGTCCTGGACTATGTGATTCGTCCCGTGGTCCCCTCTGAAACACTGACCCTGGAGGTACAATACGAGACGGACCGAAAGCTTTACGTGGACTTTTTGCCATTGCTCGTGATGGAAGACGGTACTTCTCTTATAGCCAAACCGCATCGACTTGCGGCTGAGCGCCACCAAAACTTGTGGAGGCAGAGCTTCCGAGTGGCTGAGACTGCGCGGGTAAGGGCTTTGGATCAAGAAGATGGAGGCTACCGATGCGCTTGCCTCAAAGTAGCTAAGGCTGTATGCAAGCTTAATCCTGCCCTCAACCGGCTTAACGCCAGCCAGCTCACCAATGCAATCTtgctgctaaatgaaaaacaaggtGTTTGGACCCACGAGGTACTGGCTGATAACTTTCTACAGCTGCTTAAGGAACTTGTGGGTTACCTAGAGGCGGGCCGACTGCCCTGTGCCCTTAATCCCAAAGTTAACTTGTTCTGTGAATTGACTGAGCAAGAAGTGGACGAGCTAGGCTACACTCTCTATTGTGCGCTTTCAGAACCAGAGTCACTTTTGGTGACTGCAGCGACACGACTTCCGGATCCTTCTTAA